The genomic stretch CATTTTCCATGATTATTGATCAATTTGTAAAGTTGACTTGAATGTTATATCCTGCAGTTATTGGAGAAGGCAACTAGTGGTTGCAAAAGAGGCTCGTCGAGTAGATATTCTCTGCCATCGCATTTATGTCAGTTATCGGCTATTGAAGGGGACGAGCTGTCATAAAGAATTGCATGACATTATTGAAGATGCAAAAGCAAAACTCGAATGTGAGGTTGGTCCACTTGATGGAATGTCGGCAAAGATGGCACGTGGTATTGTAAGCAGGTTGTCTGGTGGTAGTGATATACTGAAACTTTGCTCTCTAGCAATTCAAAGAGCTGATGAGTGGTTGAGTTCTCCAGATTTGCATCTTCGAGGTAATGACCTATACTGCCATGATAAAATTTTCTGGGAAAAGACTGTCATAATAATGGTCATCTGATTTTGCAAATTACACTTACACACTTCTTGTGCAGATTCATTACCTGCTGCGTGCAGATTCAGATTTGAAGACATTGCATCTTCTTCCCTTGTTATCATCTTAAAGGAAACTAAAGTAGCATCATCGGACACCATCAAAGGTTATAAGCTATGGCACTGGAAGAGCAGAGAgcaaccaagcatggatgagcctGTAATTTTGTCGAAAGATCAACGAAAAATACTTGTTTATAACCTTGCTACATGCACAGAGTATTCCTTTAGAGTTATATCATTCACAGATGATGGGATCCTTGGGCATTCTGAAGCTAAATGTTATACTGGGAGCAACGAGCTACTTACCAATCGTGCGACGCAGAATGCAATGGCTATATGCCTGCAGAAGCAGAGAAGAGATGGGAACCAGGCTTCTAAGTCCAGTGGATTCAGGATCCGAGATGTTGGAAGGATCTTGCGTCGAGCTTGGGCTGAAGAAGGCTATTTTGAGGATGTGTATGAAGGTTCTTGTGACAGAAGTGCCACAGAAGCAGAGCAACAAGAAGACAGTGAACAGGGTCATATGTTATCTGGTGCTTGTCGCAGGCTTCAGTTCAACACATTTTCTGTTCCTGACCTAAATGTCGAGGCGCCCATGCCCATGGACATAGACTCTTCCCCTGACAAGTGCCATGATTTAAATAACGGACTTCTAAAATCAAATGGCAGTGGTGGCTCTGAGGCTTGTGCAGCAGCCAGGAGTGCGGAACCGCCTGCTGTTGAATCTCGTCCAGGGGGCAAGGCAAAGCAACGCCATGATGTGCATAATGTAAGCTGTGAGCAGGATGGAGTTTTGGCCATCTGCCGCCAAAAACAACTTCAGAAAAGACCTACAGAGTTGGATGAGGACTACGAGCACTGCGTGAAGGTGATACGGTCATTGGAGTGCGAGGGGCACATAGAGACTGATTTCCGAATGAAGTTTTTGACTTGGCTGAGTCTAAGGTCGACGGAGAATGAACATAGGGTCGTCAGCACATTCATCAAAACACTAAATAAGGAACCAAGTTGCCTGGCTGAGCAGCTTGTTGATTCTTTTGGAGAAATTGTAAACTGCAAGAGACCGAAAACAGGTCTCTGCAATGAGCTATGCCATTTGGACAAAAGATAAACTCGAGATTTCACTAACTCATTGATAATCTACAGTTTTCAGATCAAATTCAGTGAAATCTGATTGCTTTTGATCGCCCGGAATGAGAATGCTCGTTCGGTTCATTCCATACCAGATCAGAACGTGCACAATTTTCGTACATCAACATTGCCATTCCGAGCCTGtggaaataggatttttggtttaCTTAGAAATTCCTATCTTCATAATTCTACTTAGGAAAATTATTTTAGGGAGAAAATAGATTGCATTGGAAGATTCCCTTTCCACCAAGAAATagtggaaataatttcctcttcttTTTTGTTTAGTACTTTCTAGTTTTCTGTCAGAGTACTGGAACTATCTTATATGATGTCATGTATGGCTTACATCTGATTGATACCAGTGTCTTGGTACTATTTGTTGGCTAGGCTGCCTTATATATTTGGTTGGTATAAATCGTTCATATGCTCAAAATTTATCGCTGGCGGAGGTGTTCCAGGTGGCACTAGCAAACATAGTGTGGGTTTTCCTTGTCCCCACTGATCATGGCTCACTATCTGTGGCAGAGGGACGTGGTGTATTGGTGATATCAGGCTGACGGTGAGGCAGATGAGCTGGGGAAGGAAAGGTAGTTCTAGGAGAATAATAAGGTTTTataacaattcctgaaatctggcTCAGACTAACTGATCACAGATGTTATAAACATGACAAAAAACAGCATCCCAATGAAGTTGATTGCTACGGAGTATATCTTACTGAGTGGCTCAACATTCAGATCCCCAAAACTGCAACCGGCCCTCTGATGGAAAGCTGGGTAAAAGTTAACGCGGATGGCGCTGTGGTGAAATCATCTGAAGTGGCGATCACCATGGAGGTTACCTTGCGGGGGCCTACCATTTTTTTCTCCGTCGGTTGCTAATCCAGAGGAGGTGGAGCTATGAGAGCTAGCGATAGAACTGGTAAAGTATCTGAACCTGTCTAAGGTCGTTCTGGCTTGTTAAAAAAAGGTCGTTCTGGAAACGGATAGAAGGGTGTGATGATGAAGCTGACAAGCGGGGAGCTGGACATATCGGTACGCAGTCCTCTTAATAGAGGAGGTTAAGGACTTCATTCGGTAGATGACCATTTGGTCAGATGGGCAAGGCGTTCTGGGAACAATGTTGCCCATAAGCTAGCTAAGGAAGGCTGCGGTCTTCGGATGATAAATTCGCAGCTATTTCCTCTCAAAAAAGAGCATCCCAATGAAagaataaaattattattactcaaGGGGATACAACAAGCAGGGCCTTCAAACAATATTTCTTCTATGTGCAAGTTATTGTCCACAGCAGATGTGTTCTTATAAATGATGAACCATCAGAGGCCCCTTTAACCTAGGAATTTGCCAAACAAATTAGGCAAGGAGCGCATTCAACACCTTGGCCTCCCATTATGGTCACCACACGGCTGGTGGCAACATGTAGAGACTGCTATAGGAATGTGCCTGGGATGTGTCAACTACCTAACTTGGAGATGCAATTCAAACAGTTCACAATCACTTGCCGCGATGTCGAGTGGAATCAGAGCAGCAACTGTCTGAACCGTTGAAACAGATGCTACCACAAAACAAGCTTATCATACTCCTTCCTAAAGTAACTCAGGTGGATGAAATGCGACAGTATCAGCCATGGAACATCCAGGTTTGACAGTTGCTTTTATTTCTCAGTCACTGTCCCAGTCCTCATCAGTATTTTTCTTCATCTGGCCGGTACTGCCGCTGCGCTTCCAATTGTCATTGGTACCCTCCTCctcactgctgctgctgctctcgtAATTAGAGAAATTCACCTTTGTGGCTCTCGAGCTAGTCTCTTCCTTGTAATCCGACCCCCACACCTCATCATTTTCAGTGTCCGAATCATCATCCTCACTGTCATCAGAAACAGTAACTGATCTTTTTGGAGTCTGACTAGAACCTCTGGAGGCCCTAGGCGTGTAGTTCTGCGTGTGACTGGATCTGCTACTCTCAGGTCTCATGCTTTCAAATCGTCGAGGATGTTCGTCAAGTGCACCCCTCTCATTGTCAAACCCAACTGCATTATCCCTGCCATCATCAGAGTCCCAGTCCTCACCTGACGCCTCGGTATCATCATCCCACCTCCTCGAATCTGATGTCCTTTTATTGCTATTGTTATTGTTATCTCTCCTGTATCTTCCCTGGCTTCTATCCTCGGCATCTGGGTTGTTGTAGCTTCTACTGAAACCCCTGCGATCATCCAAATCCTCGCCTGACGGTTCTATCTCACTATCATCATCCCATCTCCTCGTATCAGTTGTCCATTTATTGCTGTTGTTATCTCTCCTGTATCTTCCCTGGCTTCTATCATCACCATCTGAGTTGTCATAACTTCTACTGAAACCCCTCCGCTCACCCATCTCTTCTCTGTAGCGATATTGCAGCCTTGAAGTTTCTTCTTTCTCTgctgcctcctcttcctcccattGTTTCTCTGCTGCACTCTCTATTTCTGCAATGAAGTGGTCAAGCTCCTCCTGGTCGCTATCCTCAGATGGATGATCATG from Lolium rigidum isolate FL_2022 chromosome 4, APGP_CSIRO_Lrig_0.1, whole genome shotgun sequence encodes the following:
- the LOC124708755 gene encoding VIN3-like protein 1, with product MSKSTPVKASKNVELKKQSAAILPIANGHGSKKEAVNGEDTGHDVKCTSTWICRNLACKAVITSEDSFCKRCSCCICHQFDDNKDPSLWLVCASENDDKQCCGSSCHIECAFRHKRVGCFDIGKIIHLDGSYSCASCGKVSGILSYWRRQLVVAKEARRVDILCHRIYVSYRLLKGTSCHKELHDIIEDAKAKLECEVGPLDGMSAKMARGIVSRLSGGSDILKLCSLAIQRADEWLSSPDLHLRDSLPAACRFRFEDIASSSLVIILKETKVASSDTIKGYKLWHWKSREQPSMDEPVILSKDQRKILVYNLATCTEYSFRVISFTDDGILGHSEAKCYTGSNELLTNRATQNAMAICLQKQRRDGNQASKSSGFRIRDVGRILRRAWAEEGYFEDVYEGSCDRSATEAEQQEDSEQGHMLSGACRRLQFNTFSVPDLNVEAPMPMDIDSSPDKCHDLNNGLLKSNGSGGSEACAAARSAEPPAVESRPGGKAKQRHDVHNVSCEQDGVLAICRQKQLQKRPTELDEDYEHCVKVIRSLECEGHIETDFRMKFLTWLSLRSTENEHRVVSTFIKTLNKEPSCLAEQLVDSFGEIVNCKRPKTGLCNELCHLDKR